The uncultured Methanomethylovorans sp. genome contains a region encoding:
- a CDS encoding MFS transporter, translating to MRLNLIQFLSNSSLMMSGIFIPVFAASLGASYLEVGLISAFYGSASFISSFIFGKAADINRMRPIILAGLAVSAVSFFMQIFAYNASSLAMIRAMVGFSVGIYPAALIVSVYYNKGSIGKFSSFGALGWMVGYILAGFIGNIEYLFILSSLLFCIAFLVALGLIEVEKPSIHMSYFSLGLFRENLDTYLSVFIRHVGAVSVWTIMPLYMSSLGASNFWIGIIYAVNPMIQFLIMRRLDNFNNEWLMKWGFITSALAFGSYFFASNYYFIIPGMFLVAFGWSFMYVGANQLLVERTIEKASSTGILSSIISAANIVGALLGGVVLEFFGFRETMVFAVICSIVAMGIFLHLNRFPRSC from the coding sequence ATGAGATTGAATCTGATCCAATTTCTATCCAATTCTTCTTTAATGATGTCAGGTATTTTTATACCTGTTTTTGCAGCTTCTCTGGGGGCTTCCTATCTCGAGGTTGGCCTTATAAGTGCTTTCTATGGTTCAGCTTCTTTCATTTCCTCTTTTATTTTTGGTAAAGCAGCTGACATTAATCGAATGCGTCCGATTATCCTGGCAGGTCTTGCAGTTTCTGCAGTTTCTTTTTTTATGCAGATATTTGCTTATAATGCTTCATCACTTGCTATGATTCGTGCAATGGTGGGTTTCAGTGTGGGTATATATCCCGCTGCACTTATTGTTAGTGTCTATTACAATAAAGGAAGCATAGGTAAGTTCAGTTCATTCGGTGCACTTGGATGGATGGTAGGCTACATACTTGCAGGATTTATAGGGAATATAGAGTACCTTTTCATATTGTCTTCACTTTTATTCTGTATTGCATTCCTTGTTGCATTAGGACTTATAGAAGTAGAAAAGCCTTCAATTCATATGAGTTATTTCTCCCTGGGGTTATTCAGGGAAAATCTCGATACTTATTTGTCTGTGTTCATCAGGCATGTAGGTGCAGTTTCAGTATGGACCATCATGCCTTTGTACATGTCCTCACTGGGTGCTTCTAATTTCTGGATTGGTATCATTTATGCTGTTAACCCCATGATTCAATTCCTTATCATGCGCAGATTGGACAATTTCAACAATGAATGGTTGATGAAATGGGGTTTCATAACATCAGCTCTTGCTTTTGGCAGTTATTTCTTTGCATCTAACTACTATTTTATTATTCCTGGTATGTTCCTTGTAGCCTTCGGCTGGTCCTTCATGTACGTAGGTGCAAATCAGTTATTGGTAGAGCGTACAATTGAAAAAGCTAGTTCTACAGGTATATTGAGTTCTATTATATCTGCTGCTAACATTGTAGGAGCTCTTTTAGGCGGTGTGGTTCTTGAATTCTTTGGTTTTCGGGAAACTATGGTCTTTGCAGTTATTTGTTCCATTGTAGCTATGGGAATTTTTCTCCATCTGAACAGATTTCCCAGAAGCTGCTAA
- a CDS encoding LemA family protein, translating to MILDILWILGIVLVIALLFAVFVFSIYNKLVTLRNRVENAWAQVGVQLKRRFDLIPNIVETVKGYAKHEQSVFEDVTKARSAWMSASTVGETAKASNMLSGALKSLFAIAEAYPELKANENFKQLQQELSQTEDKIAYSRQFYNDTVMKYNISIQQIPNNIIAGMFHFEKKELLEIPEEEKTAPKVSF from the coding sequence ATGATATTGGATATATTGTGGATACTCGGTATAGTTCTTGTTATAGCGTTGCTCTTTGCAGTGTTTGTTTTTTCCATTTATAACAAACTTGTGACTCTACGCAACAGGGTTGAGAACGCATGGGCGCAGGTAGGTGTTCAGCTTAAGCGCAGGTTCGATCTGATACCTAATATTGTGGAAACAGTGAAAGGTTATGCAAAGCATGAACAGTCAGTCTTTGAAGATGTCACTAAAGCTAGATCTGCATGGATGTCTGCATCAACTGTCGGCGAAACCGCAAAGGCTTCCAACATGCTTTCAGGTGCATTGAAGTCCTTATTTGCTATTGCAGAAGCATATCCTGAACTTAAGGCGAATGAGAATTTCAAGCAGTTGCAGCAGGAACTCTCGCAAACTGAAGATAAAATCGCTTATAGCAGGCAGTTCTACAATGATACTGTCATGAAATACAATATTTCCATTCAGCAGATACCTAACAATATAATTGCAGGTATGTTTCACTTTGAAAAGAAGGAATTATTAGAAATCCCAGAAGAGGAAAAAACAGCTCCTAAGGTGAGTTTTTAA